Proteins encoded in a region of the Carassius gibelio isolate Cgi1373 ecotype wild population from Czech Republic chromosome B5, carGib1.2-hapl.c, whole genome shotgun sequence genome:
- the LOC127957563 gene encoding MICOS complex subunit MIC27: MTPPAYRSKTERGGTGMAAKILKYAALPAAVAVGLSSFRIYSINEKINEELLSPRELSIYSPDGPEVRFVEEQPGVVQTGLGAVRVGLQPYFRAVQNTFTSVKVGVISVYHAGQDSYHFLRDPPPGFLPRVGVIGVSGLGGLILARKGSRLKKIFVPLSLATAGAAVCYPTQTVGVLKITGKKVYTVSSSVASVFKSKPKEDVTMPVFSMESAAAVTSSDTEALSSDCEPASAVPHQDVTPVTQVVPSVDLAPVTDVLEPPSVVDVASGNAAPLSESESPPAPAVETAPEPVLDAQSIPVPEPASSAEMDITPVVESDPEIVLEAAPTASELDAPAVVIEEATPSTTPTVEETTPPEAANLTTADEEAVSVALPPAEEAIPLTPPPAEEAPPSSDPSVDEPATVKSGFVPDPSLLDHGQSNPEDADMYSTRS; the protein is encoded by the exons ATGACTCCTCCTGCTTACCGTAGTAAGACCGAAAGGGGCGGGACCGGCATGGCGGCCAAG ATTCTGAAGTATGCAGCTCTTCCTGCTGCTGTTGCAGTGGGTTTGAGCTCATTCAGGATTTATTCCATAAATGAGAAAATAAACGAGGAGCTATTATCTCCAAGAGAG TTGTCCATCTACTCTCCAGATGGTCCTGAGGTGCGCTTTGTGGAGGAACAGCCTGGTGTAGTGCAGACGGGGCTGGGGGCCGTGAGGGTGGGCCTGCAGCCGTACTTCAGAGCAGTGCAG AACACCTTCACTTCAGTCAAAGTCGGAGTGATATCAGTTTACCATGCAGGGCAAG ACTCCTATCACTTCCTTCGAGATCCACCTCCTGGCTTCCTGCCTAGAGTGGGTGTCATCGGTGTGTCCGGATTGGGTGGCCTGATACTGGCACGCAAGG GCTCTCGTTTAAAGAAGATATTCGTTCCTCTTAGTCTGGCTACCGCTGGTGCTGCAGTCTGTTACCCCACACAGACCGTCGGAGTCCTGAAG attacTGGTAAAAAGGTGTATACTGTCAGTTCGTCTGTTGCTTCAGTGTTTAAATCCAAACCAAAGGAAGATGTCACCATGCCTGTTTTTAGTATGGAG tcTGCTGCCGCTGTAACAAGCTCAGATACAGAAGCACTTTCGTCCGATTGTGAGCCGGCCTCTGCTGTTCCACATCAGGATGTCACACCAGTAACACAAGTTGTCCCATCAGTGGATTTAGCCCCAGTAACAGATGTGTTAGAACCTCCTTCTGTTGTTGATGTAGCGTCTGGAAACGCTGCCCCACTCTCTGAATCTGAATCTCCTCCTGCACCTGCTGTAGAAACTGCCCCTGAGCCTGTCCTAGATGCACAATCCATCCCTGTTCCCGAGCCAGCATCTTCTGCTGAAATGGATATTACTCCTGTTGTGGAGTCTGATCCTGAAATTGTCCTAGAAGCTGCACCTACTGCCTCAGAACTTGATGCACCTGCAGTTGTTATAGAAGAGGCCACACCCTCAACTACACCTACTGTAGAGGAAACCACACCCCCTGAAGCTGCCAACTTAACCACAGCAGACGAAGAAGCAGTTTCTGTTGCCCTGCCCCCTGCTGAAGAAGCCATTCCTTTGACACCTCCCCCAGCTGAGGAAGCCCCGCCTTCATCTGATCCTTCTGTAGATGAGCCAGCCACAG TGAAGTCAGGTTTTGTTCCTGACCCTTCTCTGCTTGACCACGGCCAGTCTAATCCAGAGGATGCAGACATGTACAGCACACGGAGCTGA